Genomic DNA from Halobaculum sp. MBLA0147:
CGCGACCGACGAGACGTTCGGGACGCTGCCGGACCGCGGCGAGTCCGTCGTCGTCGAACACACCTCCGCGAACCCGACCGGTCCGATCCACGTCGGGCGTGCCCGCAACCCCATCGTCGGCGACGCGGTCGCGAACACGCTCTCGTACGCCGGCTACGACGTGGCGCGCCACTACTACGTCAACGACGCCGGTCGCCAGATGGCCGTGTTCACGTGGGCCTACGAGACGTTCGACGAGGGCGACCTCCCGGAGCCGGAGCGGGACGGCGACGACTACGACCTGGTGCGGTACTACCGCGCCGGCAACGCCTACCTCGACCCCGACGACGACTCGTGGGCGTCGACGGCGGCCGAGCGGGAGGCCGCCGAGGCGGAGATCGAGGCGATCATGGAGGGGCTGGAGGCCGGCGACGAGGCGACCTACGAGCGCGTGACCGCGGTCGTCGACACCGTGTTGGGCGGGATGCGCGAGACACTCGACCGCCTCCCGGTGTCGTTCGACGAGTTCGTCAAGGAGACGCGGTTCATGCGCGACGGCTCCGTCGACGACGTGGTCGAGCGTCTCCAGGCGTTAGAGGAGGCGGTGTACGAGGAGGACGCCTGGCAGTTGGACCTGCACGAGCACGGGATCGACAAGAACTTCGTGTTCCTCCGGGAGAACGACACCTCGCTGTACACCACCCGCGACGTGGCCCACCACGAGTGGAAGTTCGACGAGTTCGACCGCGCCGTCACCGTCATCGGCGAGGATCACGAACTCACTTTCCGGCAGCTCGACACGACACTCGAACTGCTCGGCAACGACACCGACCGGCTGGAGCAGGTGTTCTACTCGTGGGTGAACCTCCCGGGCGGCGAGGGGATGAGCACCCGTGAGGGGACCGGCGTCGACCTCGACGACCTCTTGGACGAGGCGGTCGACCGGGCTCGCGCGGAGGTCGAGCGGCGACTCGACGACCGACAGCGCGACGACGAGTTGGACGAGACGGACGTCGAGCGGATCGCCGAGCAGGTCGGCGTCGGCGCGGTGCGGTTCGACGTGGTCGCGAAACAGCCGACGAAGACGATCACCTTCGAGTGGGACCGCGCGCTCGACTTCGAGGCGCAGTCGGCGCCGTACGTCCAGTACGTCCACGCGCGGTGTTGTGGCATCGCCGACGAGGCGCGTGCGGCCGGCGTCGAGCCGGCGACGACGCCGGACCCGGACCTGTTGGACACACCCGAGGAGCGCGCGCTGGTCCGCGAGATCGCGCGCCTCCCGGCGGTGATCGAGGAGGCGGCGGACGAGTTGGAACCCCACCGCGTCGCCTCCTACGTCCGGCGGTTCGCGGAGACGTTCAACGCGTTCTACCGCGAGTGTCCCGTGTTGTCGGCAGACGAGGACCGTGCCGCGGCGCGGCTCGCGCTGGTGCTGGCGGCACGGACGACCGTCGCGAACGCGTTGGACGTGCTCGGCGTCGCCGCTCCCGAGTCGATGTGAGCGGCCACGACGCGGACGAGAACCGACTGCCTCAGACCAGCGGCGGGAGCAGGGCACCCGCCGGGGAGACGAGCGATCCGCCGACCGCGGTGACGACGTAGGCGCCACCGCCGAGGGCCAACAGCAGGAAGACGAGGATCCACCACAGCGGCACCGAACCGTTCTCTGCGTCGCTCATGTCCGGGCAGGGTCGACCCGCGTAAAAGAAGGTCCCGATTCGAGACTCGGGTGGGTCGAGGCAGTGGAGCGCCGCGCGACTCACGAGCGGAACAGCCGTCCGAGGAACCCACCGCCGTCGTCCTCGTCGTCGTCGTCGGCCTCGTCCTCGGAGAACGGGATCGCGTCGCGGTCGATCTCGTACTCGACGGCGTTGCCACGCTCCGTCTCCTCGCGGGAGATGGCGTCTTCGGGCACCGTCTCGCCGAGCACCGTCCGGGCCTCGGCGGCCGCCGGGTCCTCCTCGGGGCTGTCCTCGTCCTCCTCGATGATCACCGCGTCGTCGTCGTACTGCTCGTCGGCACGCGGCTCCGAGCGGTCCGGTGCCGCTCCGGTGTCCGACTCCGTGCGGTCCGGTGTCGTACCGGCGTCTGGCTCCCGCCGATCCGGCGACACAATCGTGCCCGGTTCCTGTCGGTTCGGCGACGCCCCAGTGTTCGCTTCACCTCGATCCGACGACGCCCCGGTGTTCGCTTCACCTCGGTCCGGCGACGCCCCGGTGTTCGGCTCCGAGTGATCGGCTCGTGTGTCGTCCGGCCGGCCAGACGACGCCTCGGACCCACCGGCGACGCCACCCGGAGCACCGCGCGGCACGTCGCCGCGTCCGGGGCCGCCGTCCGTCGCGTCCGTCGGAGTCGGATCGGTCCCGCCTGTCGGGTTCGGGTCGGCCCCCGCCGTCCGACTCGGGTCCGCGGTGTCCGCCTGCGTCCGACCGGTCGTGTCTGTCTGGGTCGACGCACCCCCGCCACCGGCGCTACGCGACTGCCCCGACTCGGTCCGCTCGGCCGTCGCGCCGCTCCCGGTCTCGCCGGCGGGCACGTCCTCGACGCCCGGCGGCGGCGGGACGCGTTCGACGGCGAGCCGCGAGGCGAGTCGTCGGAACGCCAGCGCCACGTCGCCACGCGGGTCGTGGGCCGTGATCGGCTCCCCGGCGGCGCTCCCGGTCGCCAGCGCCCGCGACTCGGGAATCCGTCCGAGGATCGGCGCGTCCACCTCGGGGTCCGTCGTCTCCTCGGTGGCACGGTTGAGCGTGACTCCGGCGACGGTTCCGCCGAGTTGCCGCGTGAGTCGCAGGGACTTCCGCGTCGCCGCCAGCGCGTCGCGGTCCGGCGTCGTCACGAGGAGCACCCCGTCCGCGAGCGACAGCGGGAGCGCACTCTCGTGGGTGAGCCCGGCGCTGGTGTCGACGATCACGTAGTCGATTCCAGAGACGTTCGCGAGCACGTCCGCGAGCCGAGAGGGATCGGCCCGACGGAACGACTCCAGGTCGTCGGCGCCCGGGACGACGTACACCCCGTGCGGCCCCTCGTAGGCCGCCTCCGGCAGCGCCGCCTCTCCAGCGAGCACGTCGTGGACCGTCGGGTCGTCGGGCCCCGGCTCGACGCCCAACGCTGGCCCCAGGTTCGGCGTGCCGATGTCGCCGTCCACCGCCACCACGCTGTGTCCGGCCGCCGCCAGCGTCGCCGCGAGGTTGGCGGCTGTCGTCGTCTTCCCCACCCCGCCTTTGGCGGAGGAGATGGCGTACACGTCCGGCATCGTACGCCAGTCGGTGGCACGCACGTATAAAGGTGAGCCACACGTCGTCACCGCGCGACGGGTCCCGCGTCGACGAGCGGCGGCTCACTGGGAGTCGACGGGCGACAGGCGGCACCTCACGGTGAACACCGAGAGGACGGGCGACGCCTCACGGGGAGTCGACGCGGTACTTCGTGGTCTCGGCGCCGTCGAACCGCGGCCCGGTGCCGACGCGGTCGAAGCCGGCAGCCTCGACGGCCTCGCGGACGGCGTCGTCGCCGTCGACGACGAGGAGCTCGACACCCATCCCCTCGCCGGCCGCGAACCGCATCGGCTCGGAGAGGAGTCGTTCACACGCCTCGACGGTGCCACCGAGTTGGGTGACGTGAACGGTGTCGTCGCGGACGTCGAAGCTCACGAACCCCAACAGGTCGGAGTCGTGTTCGTGATCGGTGTCTGCGTTGGGGTCCGTCGCGGTCTCGTCGCCGGCCGCGACGCGGACCGTCCGGTCGTGGACCGTCCGCCGCATCGCCTCCGCCGGCGCGTCGGCGATGGCGGCGATGGCCTCGGCGTCCGTCTCGACGGCGTCGCGGACCTCCATCGAAGAGACGTACGGCGGTCTCCAACCTAAAACTACGGGTGCGGTGAGTGGGTCGCGAGGCGGCGAGAACCGTCCGGCGCGTCGCCCCGTGCATCCGGGCGGCCGACTGGCCGACCACCACTCGTCGTCCCGGCCGAACCCTTAGGTACGATCGGGTGACCACGCCGTCTCGTGACAGCACTCGTCGCGTTCGTCGGGGCGACCGGCGGCACAGAGACGACACGAGTGGCGATCGAGACGGCGGCGACACTGGCACGTGACGGACGCCGTGTAGTCGTCGTGGACACGAACTACGCGACACAACCGCTAGCGCGGTACGTCACTGGGCGGATCGACACGGACCTGACGGCGGTGTGTGCCGACGGCACCGACACCGCGGCGGCGACGTACGAACTCGCCGGACCACTGTCGTCCGGTGGCGGCGACAGACGGGCGGACACGACGCCCGAACTCGCGGGAGACGACTCCGACGGAGGCCGGTCGGCCGACATCGACGGCGGTCGGCCGGTCGACGCCACGGACTCGGCCGACGAGTGGGACGTACCGGGCTCGGTCGTGGCAGTGCCAGCTCGCGCGCCGTTCGAGCGACTCGTCCGCGCGAAAACGACCGACGCGGCCCGGCGGCTCGGCGCAGTCTGTGCGGACCTGCGCGAGCGAGCCGACCACGTCCTGCTCTCCGTTCCACCGGTCGCGGCCAACCAACACGTCGCGGCGGTCGAGGCGGTGGACCGAGTCGTCGCCGTCGCGCCCGGCACCGACCGCGGCGCCGACGGGCTCCGCCGGCTCCGAGACCGACTGGCGGACCTCGACACCGCC
This window encodes:
- the argS gene encoding arginine--tRNA ligase, with protein sequence MFRQFRAAVADALETALADAGYPTDDLGIEEPPDDVDATLASSVAFRLAAEAGAPPPQVAAELAEAIDPEPVTYLARVDTQGPYLNFYTDGTYLTDTVDAAATDETFGTLPDRGESVVVEHTSANPTGPIHVGRARNPIVGDAVANTLSYAGYDVARHYYVNDAGRQMAVFTWAYETFDEGDLPEPERDGDDYDLVRYYRAGNAYLDPDDDSWASTAAEREAAEAEIEAIMEGLEAGDEATYERVTAVVDTVLGGMRETLDRLPVSFDEFVKETRFMRDGSVDDVVERLQALEEAVYEEDAWQLDLHEHGIDKNFVFLRENDTSLYTTRDVAHHEWKFDEFDRAVTVIGEDHELTFRQLDTTLELLGNDTDRLEQVFYSWVNLPGGEGMSTREGTGVDLDDLLDEAVDRARAEVERRLDDRQRDDELDETDVERIAEQVGVGAVRFDVVAKQPTKTITFEWDRALDFEAQSAPYVQYVHARCCGIADEARAAGVEPATTPDPDLLDTPEERALVREIARLPAVIEEAADELEPHRVASYVRRFAETFNAFYRECPVLSADEDRAAARLALVLAARTTVANALDVLGVAAPESM
- a CDS encoding P-loop NTPase, translating into MPDVYAISSAKGGVGKTTTAANLAATLAAAGHSVVAVDGDIGTPNLGPALGVEPGPDDPTVHDVLAGEAALPEAAYEGPHGVYVVPGADDLESFRRADPSRLADVLANVSGIDYVIVDTSAGLTHESALPLSLADGVLLVTTPDRDALAATRKSLRLTRQLGGTVAGVTLNRATEETTDPEVDAPILGRIPESRALATGSAAGEPITAHDPRGDVALAFRRLASRLAVERVPPPPGVEDVPAGETGSGATAERTESGQSRSAGGGGASTQTDTTGRTQADTADPSRTAGADPNPTGGTDPTPTDATDGGPGRGDVPRGAPGGVAGGSEASSGRPDDTRADHSEPNTGASPDRGEANTGASSDRGEANTGASPNRQEPGTIVSPDRREPDAGTTPDRTESDTGAAPDRSEPRADEQYDDDAVIIEEDEDSPEEDPAAAEARTVLGETVPEDAISREETERGNAVEYEIDRDAIPFSEDEADDDDEDDGGGFLGRLFRS
- a CDS encoding ParA family protein; its protein translation is MTALVAFVGATGGTETTRVAIETAATLARDGRRVVVVDTNYATQPLARYVTGRIDTDLTAVCADGTDTAAATYELAGPLSSGGGDRRADTTPELAGDDSDGGRSADIDGGRPVDATDSADEWDVPGSVVAVPARAPFERLVRAKTTDAARRLGAVCADLRERADHVLLSVPPVAANQHVAAVEAVDRVVAVAPGTDRGADGLRRLRDRLADLDTATDAVAATGTERDADATTGDGLAAADATLPDTGRPPTATPAALGDDESAAATVAAVETLLDVDTGVTVDTDGALDGVRRRLSAVGGRGE